One bacterium DNA segment encodes these proteins:
- a CDS encoding extracellular solute-binding protein, translating into MQLFVLLIFTRLMILHAGSLSAMMDELSKRFKEETSIEIVRRAGGSLFLTNLIKEKRAEWDIFFSADFNLLQDIKGTFCDTIYPFASNEMVLAYTDKSIYSKEINEKNWIQILTRKNVRIGRSNPELDPCGYRALLVLEILKIRYGKETVDKILNNSSEKNVRPKASEVANLLEMGELDYAFLYLNEALTRKLHYIELGDSLNFGNPELQDYYKQFSITLKNGKVIHGDPIVYGFCINRKSKKTKEIRSFLEFWKKYGKDLTKKYNFKSLQ; encoded by the coding sequence ATGCAACTTTTCGTTTTGTTAATTTTTACACGCCTTATGATACTCCATGCTGGTTCACTATCGGCGATGATGGACGAACTATCAAAAAGATTCAAAGAGGAGACAAGCATAGAAATCGTGCGAAGGGCGGGCGGAAGCCTTTTCCTTACCAATCTGATAAAGGAAAAGAGGGCGGAATGGGATATTTTTTTCTCTGCTGACTTTAACCTCCTTCAGGATATTAAGGGAACCTTTTGTGATACAATTTATCCCTTTGCCTCCAACGAGATGGTTCTTGCTTACACAGATAAGAGTATATACAGCAAAGAGATTAACGAGAAAAATTGGATTCAGATATTAACAAGAAAAAACGTCCGGATCGGAAGATCAAACCCGGAACTGGACCCCTGCGGTTATAGAGCCCTTTTGGTACTGGAAATCCTGAAAATCAGGTACGGCAAGGAGACAGTAGACAAAATCCTTAATAACTCTTCGGAAAAAAACGTGAGGCCAAAGGCTTCTGAGGTCGCAAACCTCTTAGAAATGGGTGAGCTGGATTATGCTTTTTTATACTTAAACGAAGCACTTACGAGAAAATTGCATTACATTGAACTTGGTGATTCCCTTAATTTCGGAAACCCTGAACTTCAGGATTATTATAAGCAATTTTCCATAACCCTGAAGAATGGAAAAGTAATTCACGGAGATCCCATTGTATATGGCTTTTGCATTAACAGAAAATCAAAAAAGACAAAGGAAATAAGAAGCTTCCTTGAATTCTGGAAAAAATATGGAAAGGACCTTACAAAAAAGTACAACTTTAAAAGCTTGCAATAA
- a CDS encoding PadR family transcriptional regulator gives MRKRWGRCWHEMEAEGLQPGFLLEGLILKFLSQNPLHGYEIFTKIEELFPEIPSFRGLVMRGVGYRILRVMEEMGLITSEWDVSGGPARRVYKITEQGLKALDYFINNIELLKSTLEKITNFLKQEV, from the coding sequence ATGAGAAAAAGATGGGGCAGATGCTGGCATGAAATGGAAGCTGAAGGCCTTCAACCAGGATTTTTACTGGAAGGCCTCATATTGAAATTTCTGTCGCAAAATCCGCTGCACGGATACGAAATCTTCACCAAGATTGAGGAACTTTTTCCCGAAATACCATCTTTCCGTGGACTCGTGATGAGAGGCGTGGGTTATAGAATACTTAGAGTGATGGAGGAAATGGGTCTTATTACTTCAGAGTGGGATGTTTCTGGCGGTCCTGCGAGGAGAGTATACAAAATAACCGAACAGGGCCTTAAAGCCCTGGATTATTTCATTAACAACATTGAATTACTTAAAAGCACTCTGGAAAAAATTACAAATTTTTTAAAACAGGAGGTGTAA
- a CDS encoding NifB/NifX family molybdenum-iron cluster-binding protein yields the protein MKIAIASDDGKNLSMHFGRAKGFVIAEVENNEVKSVNFVPNSEPCNEHGNCEHHGEHHSRRSKHERIIEALKGVDIVISGGMGASIYEELKSAGKQVYVTDQVDVMESIKLYLEGKLPHIEELLH from the coding sequence ATGAAGATAGCCATCGCTTCAGATGACGGCAAAAACCTTTCTATGCACTTCGGAAGGGCAAAGGGGTTTGTAATAGCAGAAGTAGAAAATAACGAAGTAAAATCCGTAAACTTTGTCCCAAACTCAGAACCCTGCAACGAACACGGTAATTGTGAACACCACGGAGAACATCACTCCAGAAGGTCCAAACATGAGAGAATTATTGAGGCTCTTAAAGGTGTTGACATCGTAATTTCCGGTGGAATGGGAGCCAGTATATACGAAGAACTGAAATCGGCGGGAAAACAAGTTTACGTAACCGACCAAGTGGATGTAATGGAATCTATAAAACTGTATCTTGAAGGTAAACTACCTCACATAGAGGAACTCCTGCACTGA
- a CDS encoding DUF5320 domain-containing protein, whose amino-acid sequence MYGAGYGWYPGGGWYPGRGPGWGWGRGWAYPGFVRPRGWCWRYLFNEKEYLQAEKEALEKYLEIIRGRLEELQRESDQEKKL is encoded by the coding sequence ATGTACGGAGCAGGATATGGATGGTATCCGGGTGGTGGATGGTACCCAGGCCGTGGCCCAGGATGGGGATGGGGCCGAGGATGGGCCTATCCCGGATTTGTTCGTCCCCGCGGATGGTGCTGGAGGTATCTCTTTAACGAAAAAGAATATCTTCAAGCTGAGAAAGAGGCTTTGGAAAAGTACCTTGAGATAATTAGAGGAAGGCTCGAAGAACTACAAAGGGAGAGTGATCAGGAGAAAAAATTATGA